The genomic interval TTTTGTGACTTCCGCCATGTTTTAATAAAACGTACAGTAGTGTTAACCCTGACAGGGTTTCAAACCCTGTCAGGGTTGTTTTGCCCCAACTCCATGAACACTTACAAAAAATCGGGAATGCTCCCGTCTAACTTCTCAAATACGACGGGCAGCTTTAAGTATCCCCGCAAACATTGCAGAGGCATTTGGTCGGTATCATATAAACGACAAAATTAATTTCTATTATTTTTCCAGAGGTTCAGTAGCAGAGACGCAAAACCACCTGGGATATGGTTTGATAGTAAGATATTTTCACCAGGCAGATATAAGTATGATTGACCACAAGCTAAACAAATTATATGAATCTATTAATCGCCTCATCAAATCCCTAAAATCTCAACCTCAACCTCAACCTCAACCTGGATATACCAAACTATGATCCCCGTCAACGAACCACTGCTAACCGGCAATGAAAAGAAATACCTGGCAGAATGCATCGATACCGGCTGGATATCTTCGGAAGGGCCTTTTGTCCGCCAGTTTGAACAGGGTATTGCTGCGCGTGTATCCAGAAGGCATGGAATCGCCGTAAGCAACGGCTCTGTTGCGCTGGAGGCGGCGGTTGCAGCCCTCGGCATCGGAGAGGGAGATGAGGTTATTATACCCACCTTTACCATAATATCCTGTGCTGCTGCTGTCGTTCGTGCCGGTGCAATGCCAGTTTTGATAGACTCTGACCCCATTACCTGGAATATTGATGCGGAGAAACTCAAGATTAAGCTTAAGGATGAGATTGATAGGAAAGGGAACAAGAAAATAAAGGCGATTATGGTGGTTCATATCTACGGCCTTCCCGTGGATATGGAACCAATATTAGAACTGGCAGAAAAATACCGTCTCTTGATTATTGAAGATGCGGCAGAGATGCTAGGGCAAACATATAAGGGGCAGCCATGTGGCAGTTATGGCGATATAAGCACAATGAGTTTTTACCCTAACAAGCATGTAACCACCGGCGAAGGGGGAATGATTTTGACCGATAGTGACGCGTTAGCAGAGAAATGCCGCTCTTTGAGAAACCTCTGTTTTCTGGCTAAGAAAAGATTTGTTCATGAGGAACTTGGCTGGAATTTTCGAATGACCAATCTTCAGGCAGCCGTTGGAATAGCACAGATGGAACAACTGGATGTGTTTGTTATAAAAAAACGCAAAATGGGACAAAAATACACCGAACTTCTATCCGACATTAAATCAATTGACCTGCCGGTACAAAAAACGGATTATGCAGAAAACATCTATTGGGTTTATGGCATTGTGCTAAAAGACGAAATCCCTTTTGACGCAGAAGAAGCCATGAAACGATTGGGTGAGAAAGGCATCGGTACCCGTCCGTTTTTCTGGCCGATGCATGAACAGCCGGTATTCAAAAAGATGGGGTTCTTTAAAGGAGAATCTCATCCAGTTGCTGAAAGGATTTCCCGCCGTGGATTTTATATCCCCAGCGGTCTTGCCTTAACGGATAACCAAATAAATGAAGTTTCCCGGGCGCTACACGAGGTGCTGGCATGAAGGTTTTTGATAAATACTCCGAGTATTATGATATTCTCTATAACGACAAAGATTATGCTTCCGAGGCGGGTTTTATTGATACTATCATTAAAAAATACCGGCCAAATGCAAAATCAATCCTGAATCTCGGGTGCGGCACGGGAACCCATGATTTTCTCTTAGCACAAAAAGGATACGATATTACCGGCATAGACTGTTCCGGATCTAACATCAAAAAAGCGAACTCAAAACTTACAGATATCGATAAATTTAAAAATTGCCTGGAGTTCCATGAAGGTGATGTTCGCATCTACAGAGCAAATAAAACCTATGACATTGTTATTTCGCTGTTTCATGTAATCAGTTACCAAATTACTAATGCGGACTTGAAATCTGTTTTTGAAACTGTAAAGATACATCTGAATAATAATGGGCTTTTTATTTTTGATTGTTGGTACGGACCTGCAGTATTGCATGTGCGACCTGAAACGAGAATTAAGCGAGTAGAGAGTAAAGATACCAGAATAATCAGGATTGCAGAACCGGAAATATTTCCAAACGAGAATAAGGTGCATGTAAAGTATCACGTATTCGTCATTGACAAAGTTACCAATAATGTTACTGAAATCAGGGAAACCCACCCTATGCGGTATTTATTTAAGCCGGAGATAGATGAATTAGTATCTGTTTCAGGATTAAACACTTTAGAATGTGCCGAATGGATGACGGACAATCCTTTAGGTTTAAATACATGGAAGGCTTATTTTGTCGCTACAAAGCAAATGGCGGTTGCTAAATGAAACCGCGTCAGGAAAAAAATAACAAATCCTTGCCACCCATCCTTGTCTATCAAATGGGCAAAGTAGGCTCCACAGCAATTTTGAAGTCATTGCAGAGACTGAATCTTTATAACAGAGTTTACCACGCACATTTTTTGTCAAAAAGCGGGATAAAGAGTGTGGAAGATTACTACCGAAGCCTTCCATATATAGAAGTTCCTAACCATATTTACGAATCGAAACAGATATGTATCGAGATTGAAAATTCCACACGAGAGCAGAAATGGAAAGTTATTACCCTTGTTAGAGATCCCATAGCCAGGGATATATCTGATCTATTTCAAAACATAGAGCGCGATTTCCCACAAATTAGAACACTTGATAGTAAAAATGCCCTGATAGAAATTAAAACATATTTATACAACATGATCATTAAATTTGACGAATCAACTGATTATGCCTGCAGTTGGTTTGACAAAGAGATCAAGGAAGTATTCGGATTTGACGTCTATTCACATGACTTTAGCAAGACGAATGGTTATCAAATATTTCAAACGGAAAAGGCAGATATTCTTGTCATTAAGTTGGAGAAATTATCTGAAATTCACAAGGAAGCTTTTCGGCAGTTTTTAGACATACATGATTTTACTATCGTAAAAGAAAATATAGGGTCAGATAAGTGGTATAACGAATACTACAAAGAAGTAGTAAATTCATTGCGTATCCCTGGACAGATAGTTGATAAAATATACGATTCCAGGTATTCAAAACATTTTTATACGGAGGGGGAGTTGTCTTCCTTTAAAGAAAAATGGTCCGGCAAGTCTTTTTACAATAAAAAAGACAAAAAAATATTGATTGTCCACCCGGAAGGAAACTTGCACAACAACCCTAATCTGAGCGGAATTGTGGAAATTCTATGTGAAAACGGTTGCAGTGCAGATGTTTTTTCTCTGAAGCATGAAACGATTGCTCAGAAGGCTCTGTGCTATGGATCACAGATGTTCCTTTTCGATGGGACACGAGATAGTACCGCTGGAGTATGCTTATTGGCTTCAAAAGTGTTTTTTTCCCCGCAAGAATTAGCACTACATGTACGAAGTGTTTACAAGGACTATGATCTCGTGGTTGGGGTTGACCGTGGTATTATTGAAGCTTCAATTATCGCTAGTGCACTGGAAGTTCCTTGTGGGTTGATCTCTTATGAAATATTTTTTGCTGATGAAGCCGGTGTGCAATTCAAACAGACTGAAATACACGCGTGTCAGAATATTTCTTTTGCTATCTGTCAGGATGAGATTCGCTCCGCTCAATTATCGAAGGAAAACAGGATTCCACTGGAAAAAATAATTAACATTCCGGTTGCCGGACGTGCCGTAAAACGCGGTGAAAGGTGTTGGTATTTTCACGATAAATTCGGAATAGACCACAGAAAGAAAATAGCCCTTTTGGCGGGTAGTATTGATAAATGGACAATGGCGGAAGAACTTATAGAAAGCGTTTCACGCTGGGATCCTGAGTGGGTGCTGGTTTTGCACAATCGTTACGGACTTGATGGTGGAGTGCATACCATATACGAACGCTACAAAAACAAACCAAATATTTACTTTTCGTTTGACCCTGTTAAATTAGTGCAAGATATGCATATATTATTACATTCCTGCGATTTAGGCATAGCGCTCTACAGAGCAACCAAACAAGGTATTTTTACCGGTAATAATCTAACTTACCTCGGAATGGCATCCGG from Candidatus Kuenenia stuttgartiensis carries:
- a CDS encoding DegT/DnrJ/EryC1/StrS family aminotransferase, with product MIPVNEPLLTGNEKKYLAECIDTGWISSEGPFVRQFEQGIAARVSRRHGIAVSNGSVALEAAVAALGIGEGDEVIIPTFTIISCAAAVVRAGAMPVLIDSDPITWNIDAEKLKIKLKDEIDRKGNKKIKAIMVVHIYGLPVDMEPILELAEKYRLLIIEDAAEMLGQTYKGQPCGSYGDISTMSFYPNKHVTTGEGGMILTDSDALAEKCRSLRNLCFLAKKRFVHEELGWNFRMTNLQAAVGIAQMEQLDVFVIKKRKMGQKYTELLSDIKSIDLPVQKTDYAENIYWVYGIVLKDEIPFDAEEAMKRLGEKGIGTRPFFWPMHEQPVFKKMGFFKGESHPVAERISRRGFYIPSGLALTDNQINEVSRALHEVLA
- a CDS encoding class I SAM-dependent DNA methyltransferase, which codes for MKVFDKYSEYYDILYNDKDYASEAGFIDTIIKKYRPNAKSILNLGCGTGTHDFLLAQKGYDITGIDCSGSNIKKANSKLTDIDKFKNCLEFHEGDVRIYRANKTYDIVISLFHVISYQITNADLKSVFETVKIHLNNNGLFIFDCWYGPAVLHVRPETRIKRVESKDTRIIRIAEPEIFPNENKVHVKYHVFVIDKVTNNVTEIRETHPMRYLFKPEIDELVSVSGLNTLECAEWMTDNPLGLNTWKAYFVATKQMAVAK